From Coccinella septempunctata chromosome 4, icCocSept1.1, whole genome shotgun sequence, a single genomic window includes:
- the LOC123310750 gene encoding uncharacterized protein LOC123310750, producing MNPNIYNCVDLSGSWNLYAKKEYNEKVKTSLYEINLESKPFDNDVRNPKLDWFLPHYNRLGYDEHFPWITTTQDMLSQRLTAQETPNPNKKFLGYYTYHDEIEYLKKKKNPCPSQFAVNDYITTMQNSYKPQQGYITERLAMTETPFFMNRRFRIENRRESRNKFWDDDHLQEIKLLKEFKPNRQLSYNFMTGCMSDGSPISRNLYTKI from the exons ATGAATCCAAATATTTATAAT TGCGTAGACCTTTCGGGCTCTTGGAATTTGTACGCGAAGAAAGAGTACAATGAGAAAGTTAAAACAAGTTTATACGAGATCAACTTGGAGTCTAAACCATTTGATAACGATGTCCGCAATCCGAAATTGGATTGGTTTTTGCCGCATTATAATAGATTGGGTTACGACGAGCACTTTCCTTGGATTACCACAACCCAAGACATGCTATCGCAACGTCTGACTGCTCAAGAAACCCCTAATCCGAATAAAAAATTCTTGGGTTACTACACCTACCATGA tgaaattgaatatttgaaaaaaaagaaaaatccatGTCCATCGCAATTTGCAGTCAATGATTACATAACAACTATGCAGAATAGTTACAAGCCTCAACAAGGGTATATAACTGAAAGG ttggCAATGACTGAAACTCCCTTCTTCATGAACCGAAGATTCAGGATAGAAAATCGCAGAGAAAGTAGGAATAAATTCTGGGACGATGATCACTTGCAAGAAATCAAATTGCTGAAAGAATTCAAGCCAAATAGACAGCTTTCTTATAATTTTATGACTGGTTGTATGAGCGACGGAAGTCCCATATCAAGAAATTTGTACACGAAAATATAA
- the LOC123310746 gene encoding CDK5 and ABL1 enzyme substrate 1 translates to MAAVLRRKPSHPSRRRIAAVSFLSNISLDGTYKDTKLTLLSGNNFVQKKTEPSQCPEELIAEEHDIFDKSHNNSANSQVKRSDLDITKSRFKKAKNADAHSLSSDSDCVVTPTKLGVDEGNRSLRERPDGKREGHSRKRTTSGNRPLSSFGDGLDPFTSLGIERSVGQETSFGYLLVPTKRNEDTRDKDHNSIDDSFESNNSSVTKGKRTQAVRRLSFDPESETVSVAGSTPPDDSVFPSSTYQPNWLDDPDLVSEKHRTQQSFSSYMTSVIDNFKPSDLKKEINDKFREKFPHIELTLTKLRSLKREMRKIAKMENNMDLVTVAQAYVYFEKLVLKGVINKQNRKLCAGASLILSAKLNDVKGDALRALLERTENIFRLNRKEMVMTEFAVLVALEFGLHIPYSEICPHYRRLLHDS, encoded by the exons ATGGCAGCCGTTCTGAGAAGGAAACCTTCACATCCATCCCGAAGGCGAATTGCTGCGGTTTCATTCTTATCAAATATTTCTCTGGATG GTACATACAAAGATACTAAACTGACGTTGCTGTCCGGAAATAATTTTGTTCAGAAGAAAACAGAGCCATCACAATGCCCTGAAGAGTTGATAGCTGAAGAGCATGACATCTTCGACAAATCCCATAATAATTCTGCAAATTCCCAAGTGAAGAGGTCAGACTTGGACATAACTAAGAGTCGTTTCAAGAAGGCCAAAAACGCAGACGCTCATTCTCTCAGCTCAGACTCGGACTGTGTTGTTACTCCTACGAAGTTGGGAGTCGACGAGGGCAACAGAAGTTTACGTGAGAG acCTGATGGAAAGAGAGAAGGACATAGTAGGAAGAGAACTACATCAGGAAATAGACCTTTATCTTCGTTTGGAGATGGGTTAGATCCTTTCACCTCTTTAGGTATTGAGAGGAGTGTTGGACAA GAAACTTCCTTTGGATACCTCTTAGTACCTACGAAGCGCAATGAAGATACTCGAGACAAAGATCACAATTCCATTGATGATTCTTTTGAATCAAATAATTCCAGTGTTACAAAAGGAAAACGTACTCAAGCCGTTAG GCGTCTCTCCTTTGACCCAGAGTCTGAAACAGTTAGCGTGGCTGGTTCAACACCACCAGATGATAGCGTATTCCCCTCATCCACCTATCAACCCAACTGGTTGGATGATCCGGATCTCGTATCCGAGAAACATAGAACTCAGCAGAGTTTTTCTTCTTACATGACATCGGTCATCGACAACTTCAAACCTTCTGATCTCAAGAAGGAGATCAATGACAAGTTTAGGGAAAAATTCCCGCACATTGAGTTGACCTTGACTAAATTGAGGAG TTTGAAGAGGGAGATGAGAAAGATAGCGAAGATGGAGAACAATATGGATCTAGTGACGGTCGCTCAAGCTTACGtctatttcgaaaaattagttttgaagGGCGTGATCAATAAGCAGAACCGTAAGTTGTGCGCTGGAGCAAGTCTGATACTGTCGGCCAAGCTGAACGACGTCAAGGGAGACGCGCTGAGGGCTCTGTTGGAACGTACGGAGAATATTTTCAGGTTGAATCGTAAGGAAATGGTGATGACTGAATTCGCCGTATTGGTCGCTCTAGAATTTGGTTTGCACATACCGTACTCTGAGATTTGCCCGCATTACCGGAGGTTGCTGCACGATTCTTGA
- the LOC123310744 gene encoding xaa-Pro aminopeptidase ApepP, protein MPPKPTGHLLKQLRELMVNNRYVKEPLQAYIIPSSDAHSSEYIAACDQYRAFISGFTGSAGTAVVTQDRACLWTDARYYLQASQQLDENWTLMKEGESSTPSISAWLSKNLPDGSNVGVDPRLFMLLKWNIVNRQLVSCGHKLVPVLTNLTSILWTDRPVRPSNKVFPLGIKYTGKTIAEKLEIIVRDMKEKNCTTLVISTLDDVAWTLNLRGSDIEYNPLFFAYLVIKRGQVAIFINLNQLSPEVNKHLTEEMGRFTFSVHPYEEIDEYLKQCEKEKVWFSDSINYHLNSLVPKHNQHIEISPTTLLKAVKNPTEVQGMRNAHIKDGAALCCYLAWLEENVPKGGVTEMSGAAKLEEFRKLQDDFMGLSFPTISSSGPNGAIIHYQPTKASDRPIMTDSLYLCDSGAQFKDGTTDVTRTVHFGTPTSHEMECFTRVLKGQLKLGNAIFPLKIKGNYLDSFARQFLWEVGLDYGHGTSHGIGSFLNVHEGPMGISWRPYPEDPGLEPNMFLSNEPGFYEDGNFGIRLEDIVQIVPASLPYNFNNRGFLTFETITLCPKQTKLIDIELITNEEIELLNDYHHRCREILGPVLQKQGQTQALNWLWKETIPMRKKKSY, encoded by the exons ATGCCTCCAAAACCTACAGGACATTTACTAAAACAACTCCGAGAATTGATGGTCAATAATAGATATGTGAAAGAACCTCTACAAGCATATATTATTCCCTCAAGTGATGCACATTCTAGTGAATATATTGCTGCTTGTGATCAATATAGAGCCTTCATATCAGGTTTCACTGGCTCAGCTGGCACTGCTGTGGTAACTCAAGATCGGGCATGTCTTTGGACAGATGCTAGATATTATTTGCAAGCTTCGCAGCAGTTGGATGAAAATTGGACACTCATGAAAGAAGGAGAATCGAGTACACCTTCTATTT CTGCGTGGCTGTCTAAGAATCTTCCTGATGGTTCAAATGTTGGAGTTGATCCCAGATTGTTCATGTTGTTAAAGTGGAACATCGTCAACAGACAACTTGTATCATGTGGACACAAACTTGTTCCTGTATTGACAAATCTAACCTCTATTCTTTGGACTGATAGGCCTGTAAGACCATCTAATAAAGTTTTCCCTCTAGGGATTAAATATACTGGTAAAACAATAGcggaaaaacttgaaattattGTTCGCGatatgaaggaaaaaaattgtacaacTTTAGTGATATCGACTTTGGATGATGTTGCATGGACCCTTAACCTGAGAGGTTCAGATATCGAGTACAATCCTTTATTTTTTGCGTATCTGGTAATAAAACGTGGCCAAGTAGCCATTTTCATCAATTTAAATCAGTTGAGTCCGGAAGTCAACAAGCATTTAACAGAAGAAATGGGTCGATTTACTTTCAGTGTTCATCCTTACGAGGAAATTGATGAATACCTGAAACAATGTGAAAAAGAAAAGGTTTGGTTTTCGGATAGTATCAACTATCATTTGAACAGTTTAGTTCCAAAACATAATCAGCACATCGAAATAAGTCCGACGACATTGTTGAAAGCTGTCAAGAATCCCACTGAAGTACAGGGAATGCGAAATGCTCACATCAAGGACGGAGCGGCCCTCTGTTGTTATTTGGCTTGGCTTGAAGAGAACGTTCCTAAGGGGGGTGTAACAGAAATGTCTGGAGCGGCGAAATTGGAGGAATTCAGGAAGTTACAAGACGATTTCATGGGGCTCAGTTTCCCAACGATCAGCAGCAGCGGACCCAATGGTGCAATAATTCATTACCAACCGACAAAAGCAAGCGATAGACCCATAATGACTgactcattatatttatgcgATTCCGGAGCACAATTCAAAGACGGTACTACTGATGTTACAAGAACTGTCCACTTCGGTACGCCCACAAGCCACGAAATGGAATGTTTTACGAGAGTTTTAAAGGGTCAGTTGAAACTAGGAAATGCGATATTTCCTCTGAAAATTAAGGGAAATTACTTGGATTCATTTGCTAGACAGTTCCTCTGGGAAGTTGGATTGGATTATGGGCACGGAACAAGCCATGGAATAGGCTCATTTTTGAATGTACACGAGGGTCCAATGGGTATATCCTGGAGACCTTATCCTGAGGATCCAGGGCTGGAACCCAACATGTTCTTATCCAACGAACCTGGATTTTATGAAGATGGTAATTTTGGGATTAGACTGGAAGACATAGTTCAGATTGTACCAGCGAGTCTACCTTATAATTTCAACAATAGGGGATTTTTAACTTTTGAAACTATCACGTTATGTCCTAAGCAAACGAAATTGATCGATATCGAATTGATAACCAACGAAGAGATAGAGCTATTGAACGATTATCACCATCGTTGCAGAGAAATTCTAGGGCCAGTTCTACAGAAACAGGGGCAAACTCAGGCTTTAAATTGGTTATGGAAAGAAACGATacctatgagaaaaaaaaagagcTATTAA